One segment of Gemmatimonadales bacterium DNA contains the following:
- the recR gene encoding recombination mediator RecR, with protein sequence MSAIEELVAELAKLPGIGRKTAQRLTYFLLKQPREESARLARAVAALGERIRACSVCGDLTESDPCAICSDARRDGALICVVEEASDVAAIERSGEYRGRYHVLGGRLSPLDGVGPDQLNVASLLARVANGTAVREIIVATNPSVEGEATAHYVERTLRARSPDVAVTRLARGLPVGGELEYADGETIAQAFSARRQFPGA encoded by the coding sequence GTGTCCGCCATCGAGGAGCTGGTCGCCGAACTCGCGAAGCTCCCGGGAATCGGCCGCAAGACGGCGCAGCGCCTGACGTACTTCCTGCTCAAGCAGCCCCGTGAGGAGTCCGCGCGCCTGGCCCGTGCGGTGGCCGCGCTCGGCGAACGGATCCGCGCCTGCTCGGTCTGCGGGGACCTCACGGAGTCGGACCCGTGCGCCATCTGCAGCGACGCGCGGCGCGATGGCGCGCTGATCTGCGTCGTGGAGGAGGCCTCCGACGTGGCGGCGATCGAGCGGTCCGGCGAGTACCGGGGCCGCTACCACGTGCTGGGCGGCCGGCTCTCGCCGCTGGACGGCGTGGGACCCGACCAGCTGAACGTGGCGTCGCTGCTGGCGCGCGTGGCCAACGGCACGGCCGTGCGGGAGATCATCGTGGCCACCAATCCGTCGGTGGAGGGGGAGGCGACGGCCCACTACGTGGAGCGCACGCTGCGCGCGCGCTCGCCGGACGTGGCGGTGACCCGGCTGGCGCGGGGCCTGCCCGTGGGCGGCGAGCTGGAATACGCCGACGGGGAGACGATCGCGCAGGCGTTTTCCGCGCGGCGGCAGTTCCCGGGCGCGTGA
- a CDS encoding YbaB/EbfC family nucleoid-associated protein: protein MTDIRALLQFGQQMQGRLAAIQSELAQRTVTGSAGGGMVTVTADGRGQVREVHIDPSLLGGDVEMLEDLVVAAVAEVQKRAAEMAQDEVKKVQSVLPFPLPFSL from the coding sequence ATGACCGATATTCGTGCGCTCCTCCAGTTCGGGCAGCAAATGCAGGGGCGGTTGGCCGCGATTCAGAGCGAGCTGGCGCAGCGCACCGTGACGGGCTCGGCCGGTGGCGGCATGGTCACCGTGACGGCCGACGGCCGGGGCCAGGTGCGGGAGGTCCACATCGACCCCAGCCTGCTCGGGGGCGACGTCGAGATGCTCGAGGATCTGGTCGTGGCCGCGGTGGCGGAGGTGCAGAAGCGGGCGGCGGAGATGGCCCAGGACGAGGTCAAGAAAGTCCAGAGCGTCCTGCCGTTCCCGCTGCCGTTTTCGCTGTAG